A part of Verrucomicrobiota bacterium JB022 genomic DNA contains:
- a CDS encoding TrkH family potassium uptake protein, whose amino-acid sequence MNHRLVFRLLGILLLLEAMAMLVCAVFAHFDVVAGDAGAAAALLKSSGLTILAGTLLVIAGGRHRAMKRIPKRDAVAVVGIGWLVSSAMGGLPYMLCAPGLNWAEALFESASGFTTTGSSVFTVIEEWPRGILLWRSATQWLGGIGILVLFVAVLSYLGLDSKSLFHNESSFRGGESGMARIHDTALALVRIYLGISLACATGLHLMGLSWFNAVCHSMTAVSTGGFSPHSKSIGFYSDWGNGWLIELWITIVMFLCSMNFLLYVVILRKNWKRFREEEDARWLLGIVAAFILIIAGGRAWHGDASFVSALRDASFIVVTIVSTTGFGAADYELWPAWCQVMIGLLMLFGGCAGSTAGGAKIGRLIVFMKSAHHEIVRAFRPNQVFRLRVNGNSIGDDARARVMFFLSLYVFIGAFATVIIGFLEAGTGISLETCGSAALAALSNIGPGFGDVGPTDNFGHFREATQVFLAWLMILGRLELFALLVLFFPSVWKKY is encoded by the coding sequence ATGAATCACCGATTGGTTTTCCGGTTACTCGGCATCCTGCTCCTGCTGGAGGCGATGGCCATGCTCGTCTGCGCCGTCTTCGCCCACTTCGATGTCGTCGCCGGAGATGCCGGTGCCGCCGCCGCGCTGCTCAAGTCGTCCGGCCTCACCATCCTCGCCGGCACCCTGCTCGTCATCGCCGGCGGCAGACACCGCGCGATGAAACGCATCCCCAAGCGCGATGCCGTCGCCGTCGTCGGCATCGGCTGGCTCGTCAGCTCCGCCATGGGCGGCCTGCCCTACATGCTCTGCGCGCCCGGGCTGAACTGGGCCGAGGCCTTGTTTGAATCCGCCTCCGGCTTCACCACCACCGGCTCCTCGGTCTTCACCGTCATCGAAGAATGGCCGCGCGGCATCCTGCTCTGGCGCTCCGCCACCCAGTGGCTCGGCGGCATCGGAATCCTCGTCCTCTTCGTCGCCGTGCTCTCCTACCTCGGACTCGACTCGAAATCCCTCTTCCACAACGAATCCTCGTTCCGCGGCGGAGAGTCCGGCATGGCCCGCATCCATGATACCGCCCTCGCCCTGGTTCGCATCTACCTCGGCATCTCCCTCGCCTGCGCCACCGGCCTGCACCTCATGGGCCTCAGCTGGTTCAACGCCGTCTGCCACTCGATGACCGCCGTCTCCACCGGCGGCTTCAGCCCGCACAGCAAAAGCATCGGCTTCTACTCGGACTGGGGCAACGGCTGGCTCATCGAACTCTGGATCACCATCGTCATGTTCCTCTGCAGCATGAATTTCCTGCTCTACGTAGTCATCCTCAGGAAAAACTGGAAACGCTTCCGCGAAGAGGAGGACGCACGCTGGCTGCTCGGCATCGTCGCCGCCTTCATCCTCATCATCGCCGGCGGCCGCGCCTGGCATGGCGACGCCTCGTTTGTCTCCGCCCTGCGCGACGCCTCGTTCATCGTCGTCACCATCGTCTCCACCACCGGCTTCGGCGCCGCCGACTACGAACTCTGGCCCGCCTGGTGCCAGGTCATGATCGGCCTGCTCATGCTCTTCGGCGGCTGCGCCGGATCCACCGCCGGCGGCGCGAAAATCGGCCGCCTCATCGTCTTCATGAAGTCCGCCCACCACGAAATCGTGCGCGCCTTCCGCCCCAACCAGGTCTTCCGCCTCCGCGTCAACGGCAACAGCATCGGCGATGACGCCCGCGCGCGCGTCATGTTCTTCCTCTCGCTCTACGTCTTCATCGGCGCCTTCGCCACCGTCATCATCGGCTTCCTCGAAGCCGGAACCGGCATCTCGCTGGAAACCTGCGGATCCGCCGCCCTCGCCGCGCTCTCCAATATCGGCCCCGGCTTCGGCGATGTCGGCCCCACCGACAACTTCGGCCACTTCCGCGAAGCCACCCAGGTCTTCCTCGCCTGGCTGATGATCCTCGGCCGCCTCGAACTCTTCGCCCTGCTCGTGCTCTTCTTCCCCAGCGTCTGGAAGAAATACTGA
- a CDS encoding D-hexose-6-phosphate mutarotase: MAADALEAMNPLRRFEIPRRVAAFTGAGVLPALRVESDHSVAEIYQHGACVTSFRRHGEEPLLFLSRSSRFDSVSPIRGGVPIVFPWFGARGSLPQHGYARTTPWEVVAVRLVDDGAVAVELALPRLGGSLVTLEVTVGASLKLALRVENSSIDQQLTFESCLHPYFHVGAIERVTIRGLEETGYHDCMVDQEFARSGEPIRIACETDRIYLRHDGDVVIEDEDLGRRIRVRATGAQSTVVWNPWTEKSRVMQDFGNDDYRTMVCVESGNIGEKAVTLRPGKSAVLEVEYLTEAL; the protein is encoded by the coding sequence ATGGCAGCCGACGCTCTGGAGGCCATGAACCCGCTCCGCCGCTTCGAGATTCCGAGGCGGGTGGCGGCCTTTACGGGAGCGGGTGTGCTCCCGGCGCTGAGGGTCGAGTCGGATCACTCGGTCGCCGAGATTTACCAGCATGGTGCGTGCGTGACGTCGTTCCGGCGGCATGGCGAGGAGCCGTTGTTGTTTCTGAGCAGGTCGAGCCGGTTTGATTCCGTGTCACCGATCCGGGGCGGCGTGCCGATTGTTTTTCCGTGGTTTGGGGCGCGCGGCAGTCTGCCGCAGCACGGTTATGCGCGGACGACGCCGTGGGAGGTGGTGGCGGTGAGGCTGGTGGATGACGGGGCGGTGGCGGTGGAGCTGGCCTTGCCGAGGCTGGGTGGATCGCTGGTGACGCTGGAGGTGACGGTCGGTGCGAGCTTGAAACTCGCGCTGCGGGTCGAGAACTCGAGCATCGACCAGCAGCTGACTTTCGAGAGCTGTCTGCATCCGTATTTCCACGTGGGTGCGATCGAGCGGGTGACGATCCGGGGGCTGGAGGAGACCGGCTATCACGACTGCATGGTGGACCAGGAGTTTGCGAGGTCGGGGGAGCCGATCCGGATCGCCTGCGAGACCGACCGGATTTACCTGCGCCATGACGGTGACGTGGTGATCGAGGACGAGGATCTGGGGCGGCGGATCCGGGTGCGTGCGACGGGTGCGCAGTCCACGGTGGTGTGGAATCCGTGGACCGAAAAGTCGCGGGTGATGCAGGATTTCGGCAACGATGACTACCGGACGATGGTCTGTGTGGAGTCCGGCAACATCGGTGAAAAGGCGGTGACGCTGCGGCCGGGGAAGTCGGCGGTGCTGGAGGTCGAGTATCTGACCGAAGCACTCTGA
- the trkA gene encoding Trk system potassium transporter TrkA — protein MNIIIVGAGEIGRHLASVLSKESHNISLIEKNADLAAELEQGLDAKIIQGNASSVTDLVEADVGECELFLALTSSNTANLIAASMAKAMGVEKVISRVHPGLQREEWMFDFRGHFGIDHVFSSERLAAIDLAKYVRNPNSLVVEELARGRIELQQVRIGANSKACGITLRKLNAPAGIRLATVSRGGELFVPDADTILVADDVITIFGEPRKLRDFADKLQGKYAKRDRFKVVIFGGNEYGFAVAQMLESVDCEVRIFEKDANRCSQLADRLTNTTVINADATVVAELEEEQVGAVDFFIATSADDEDNVMSCLQAHTLGVKNCLTLIHRADYAAAISANGKSLGIRAAVSPRESTRAEIRRFITTDKFHVVKHFDGADIIEMRVGKGSIAAGHMVHEIKWPHGAVVVGLLRGIHATVPGRDDVLMAGDHIYAVVADEARKAFVKLLTS, from the coding sequence ATGAACATCATCATCGTCGGGGCAGGAGAAATCGGACGCCATCTCGCATCCGTGCTCTCCAAGGAATCCCACAACATCTCCCTGATCGAAAAAAACGCCGACCTCGCCGCCGAACTCGAACAAGGATTGGATGCGAAAATCATCCAGGGCAACGCCTCCAGCGTCACCGACTTGGTCGAAGCCGACGTCGGTGAATGCGAACTCTTTCTCGCCCTCACCTCGTCAAACACCGCCAACCTCATCGCCGCCTCCATGGCCAAGGCCATGGGCGTGGAAAAAGTCATCAGCCGCGTCCACCCCGGCCTCCAGCGCGAAGAATGGATGTTCGACTTCAGGGGCCACTTCGGCATCGATCACGTCTTCAGCTCCGAACGCCTCGCCGCCATCGACCTCGCCAAATACGTGCGTAACCCCAACTCGCTCGTCGTCGAGGAACTCGCCCGCGGCCGCATCGAACTCCAGCAGGTCCGCATCGGCGCCAACTCCAAGGCATGCGGCATCACCCTCCGCAAGCTCAACGCTCCCGCCGGCATCCGCCTCGCCACCGTCTCCCGCGGCGGCGAACTCTTCGTCCCCGATGCCGACACCATACTCGTCGCCGACGACGTGATCACCATCTTCGGCGAACCCCGCAAACTCCGCGACTTCGCCGATAAACTCCAAGGCAAATACGCCAAACGCGACCGCTTCAAAGTCGTCATCTTCGGCGGCAACGAATACGGATTCGCCGTCGCTCAAATGCTCGAAAGCGTCGACTGCGAAGTCCGCATCTTCGAAAAAGACGCCAACCGCTGCAGCCAACTCGCCGACCGCCTCACCAATACCACCGTCATCAATGCCGACGCCACCGTCGTCGCCGAACTCGAAGAAGAACAAGTCGGCGCCGTCGACTTCTTCATCGCCACCAGCGCCGACGACGAAGACAACGTGATGTCCTGCCTCCAGGCCCACACGCTCGGCGTCAAAAACTGCCTCACCCTCATCCACCGCGCCGACTACGCCGCCGCCATTTCCGCCAACGGCAAATCCCTCGGCATCCGCGCCGCCGTCAGCCCGCGCGAATCCACCCGCGCCGAAATCCGCCGCTTCATCACCACCGACAAATTCCACGTCGTCAAACACTTCGATGGCGCGGACATCATCGAAATGCGCGTCGGCAAAGGCTCCATCGCCGCCGGCCACATGGTCCACGAAATCAAATGGCCCCACGGCGCCGTCGTCGTCGGACTGCTGCGCGGAATCCACGCCACCGTCCCCGGTCGCGACGACGTGCTGATGGCCGGAGACCACATCTACGCCGTCGTCGCCGACGAAGCCCGCAAGGCCTTCGTCAAACTGCTCACGTCCTGA
- a CDS encoding cell division protein FtsZ encodes MIPYSRDPKETIPSSSVKIIGLGGAGANMLERIALDGMEGAELLALNTDIRTLGACIAKEKIQLGVNLTKGLGTGGDPELGHQAVLEAEDDVRESVKGRRIVFLCTGLGGGTGSGAAPIVTRIAREEGAFVVVFATMPFGFEGKRRREQAETALNELAVLSNALVTFDNNRMGELVLAKQGVHEAFIAADHMICESIKAVIRLVIRPGLINVGLDDLMSALRTNRSRCLFGSGLAKGKDRSSKALDNALSSPLLDQGSLLKEAQTVLVHLCGGEDLTLFEIELLMQKLQKFVPDSAHVLFGAAVDPSMGESLSLTLISALPEDALAMAPRESMNAAALRRAAEAEPEPEPEPEPEPEPEPEPEPEPEPEPEPEPEMVEPTPEPEPEPAPVEPTPVHEKPEKTGIFDDLDDDLDSGPPEVPKADAAAGRAAETRHQLPEKRSVAQFSSPLTKLRESLSKKPADLTLFDDDEGGNAERPFAEPDVGVKAVKPRVQEPVVEPFTLLDDEPELEEFAEQEAAADEGAAKPAIADFVAREAEPAPEADAPGADQEPDPAPAADDDTELDDDLDLDDLESAGFGTLPKRRSEGKVPWTSSYEPKPAEPEAKPQRPDGPTLKLGVKSGSEESQLSLDTTPRGRFEGGDPNVVDGEDLDLPPFLRKKKR; translated from the coding sequence TCCATCATCATCAGTCAAAATCATCGGCCTCGGCGGGGCCGGCGCCAACATGCTCGAGCGGATTGCTCTGGACGGCATGGAGGGTGCCGAGCTGCTGGCGCTGAATACGGACATCCGCACGCTGGGTGCCTGCATTGCCAAAGAGAAGATCCAGCTCGGGGTGAACCTGACGAAAGGGCTGGGGACGGGTGGTGATCCGGAGCTGGGGCACCAGGCGGTGCTGGAGGCGGAGGATGACGTCCGTGAGTCGGTGAAGGGGCGGCGGATCGTCTTTCTATGCACCGGGCTGGGCGGAGGCACGGGGTCGGGAGCGGCACCGATCGTGACGCGGATTGCGCGCGAGGAAGGTGCGTTTGTGGTGGTGTTTGCGACGATGCCCTTCGGATTCGAGGGCAAGCGGCGGCGCGAGCAGGCGGAGACCGCGCTCAACGAGCTGGCGGTGCTTTCCAACGCGCTGGTGACCTTCGACAACAACCGGATGGGCGAGCTGGTGCTGGCCAAGCAAGGGGTGCACGAGGCGTTCATCGCGGCGGACCACATGATCTGTGAGTCGATCAAGGCGGTGATCCGGCTGGTGATCCGGCCGGGATTGATCAACGTCGGTCTGGACGACCTGATGAGTGCGCTGCGGACCAACCGCTCGCGTTGTTTGTTCGGCTCCGGGCTTGCCAAGGGCAAGGACCGTTCGAGCAAGGCGCTGGACAACGCGCTTTCCAGCCCGCTGCTTGACCAGGGGTCGCTGCTGAAGGAGGCGCAGACGGTGCTGGTGCACTTGTGTGGCGGCGAGGACCTGACCTTGTTCGAGATCGAGCTGCTGATGCAGAAGCTGCAGAAGTTCGTGCCTGATAGCGCGCATGTGTTGTTCGGTGCTGCGGTGGACCCCTCGATGGGTGAGTCGCTTTCGCTGACCTTGATCAGCGCACTGCCGGAGGACGCGCTGGCGATGGCGCCGCGGGAAAGCATGAATGCCGCGGCGCTGCGCAGGGCGGCGGAGGCTGAGCCGGAACCCGAACCTGAACCCGAGCCCGAACCCGAGCCGGAGCCGGAACCCGAACCGGAGCCGGAACCCGAACCGGAACCGGAGCCTGAGATGGTTGAGCCGACTCCCGAGCCTGAGCCGGAGCCCGCGCCGGTTGAGCCGACTCCGGTGCACGAGAAGCCGGAGAAGACCGGGATTTTCGATGATTTGGATGACGATCTTGATTCCGGTCCGCCGGAGGTCCCGAAGGCTGATGCCGCGGCGGGGCGGGCTGCCGAGACCCGGCACCAGTTGCCGGAGAAACGGAGCGTCGCACAGTTTTCGTCGCCGCTGACCAAGCTGCGCGAATCGCTTTCCAAGAAACCAGCGGATTTGACCCTGTTTGACGACGATGAGGGTGGGAATGCCGAGCGTCCGTTCGCCGAGCCGGATGTCGGCGTGAAGGCGGTGAAACCGCGGGTTCAGGAGCCGGTGGTGGAGCCCTTCACGTTGCTCGACGATGAGCCGGAGCTGGAGGAGTTTGCCGAGCAGGAAGCTGCGGCGGATGAGGGTGCGGCGAAGCCGGCGATTGCGGATTTTGTGGCGCGGGAAGCGGAGCCGGCGCCGGAAGCCGATGCCCCGGGCGCGGACCAGGAACCGGACCCGGCGCCGGCCGCGGACGATGACACCGAGCTGGACGATGATCTGGATCTCGATGATCTGGAGAGCGCGGGATTCGGGACGCTGCCGAAGCGGCGGTCGGAAGGCAAGGTGCCGTGGACGAGCAGCTATGAGCCGAAGCCGGCGGAACCGGAAGCGAAGCCGCAGCGGCCGGACGGGCCGACGTTGAAGTTGGGCGTCAAGTCCGGCTCCGAGGAGAGCCAGTTGTCACTGGACACGACGCCCCGCGGGCGCTTTGAAGGTGGGGATCCGAACGTCGTCGATGGCGAGGATCTCGATCTCCCGCCATTTCTCCGCAAAAAGAAAAGGTAA
- a CDS encoding prolyl oligopeptidase family serine peptidase has translation MKALAMATILSTCATLAAEPEAREWQAPNGTTVRHRFHAPEKTEAGKTYPLVLFLHGAGERGSDNTAQLKHGVPAILAGADALGQPCFLIAPQCPAGQWWSPAVPSRTRLSAAAKPNALLEAVIALVDETAKSQPVDPARIYLTGISMGGFATWDLLGRAPGKWAAAVPICGGGDPELAATFGPVPIHAFHGEADSVVPVRATRDMITALETSGRKPLATYYPGVGHNSWTQTYANPELIRWIFTQRKTD, from the coding sequence ATGAAGGCACTCGCCATGGCCACCATCCTCAGCACCTGCGCCACCCTCGCCGCCGAACCGGAAGCCCGCGAATGGCAGGCGCCAAACGGCACCACCGTCCGCCACCGCTTCCACGCCCCGGAGAAAACCGAAGCCGGCAAGACCTACCCGCTCGTGCTCTTCCTCCACGGTGCCGGAGAGCGCGGCAGCGACAACACCGCCCAGCTCAAACACGGCGTCCCCGCCATCCTCGCCGGCGCGGATGCCCTCGGCCAACCCTGTTTCCTCATCGCCCCCCAGTGCCCGGCCGGCCAGTGGTGGTCCCCGGCCGTCCCGTCCCGCACCCGCCTCAGCGCCGCCGCAAAACCCAACGCACTGCTGGAGGCCGTCATCGCCCTCGTCGATGAAACCGCCAAATCCCAACCCGTCGACCCCGCCCGCATCTACCTCACCGGAATCTCCATGGGCGGCTTCGCCACCTGGGACCTGCTCGGCCGCGCCCCCGGCAAATGGGCCGCCGCCGTGCCCATCTGCGGCGGCGGAGATCCCGAACTCGCCGCCACGTTCGGCCCCGTCCCGATCCACGCGTTCCACGGCGAGGCCGACAGCGTCGTCCCCGTCCGGGCCACCCGGGACATGATCACCGCACTCGAAACCTCCGGCCGCAAGCCGCTCGCCACCTACTACCCCGGCGTCGGCCACAACTCGTGGACGCAAACCTACGCCAACCCGGAGCTCATCCGCTGGATATTCACCCAACGCAAGACCGACTGA